Proteins from one bacterium genomic window:
- a CDS encoding exopolysaccharide biosynthesis protein codes for MLGTHREQGLVRSHKPPVKITQILAEVFNDEHDTTVGGVVDGIKDRGFGFLLLILAFPTLVPVLPPGSATVVGFLYVLLSVQMLWGAERPWLPKRIRAYRVPKPIVTRLRQFGLMVFEQIERVSRPRAMLVPDYVTFRVVALAVLLLGLVLLSPLPFLHTLPGVTVLILGAGLLNRDGVLILGGLMLATIALGIVALGTKILYVVLRGLPYWRQY; via the coding sequence ATGCTGGGGACCCACCGCGAACAGGGACTCGTGCGCTCCCACAAGCCGCCCGTGAAAATCACGCAGATCCTCGCGGAGGTTTTCAACGACGAACACGATACCACGGTCGGCGGTGTCGTAGACGGTATCAAGGACCGAGGATTCGGGTTTCTCCTGCTCATTTTGGCCTTCCCAACTCTCGTACCAGTTTTGCCGCCTGGCTCTGCCACGGTAGTCGGCTTTCTGTATGTCCTGTTATCGGTCCAAATGCTGTGGGGGGCTGAACGGCCATGGTTACCGAAGCGTATCCGTGCATACCGAGTTCCCAAACCTATTGTCACGAGATTACGTCAGTTTGGCTTAATGGTCTTCGAGCAGATCGAGCGCGTGTCCCGACCCCGCGCCATGTTGGTGCCAGACTACGTCACATTTCGCGTAGTCGCTTTGGCTGTACTCCTGTTGGGACTCGTCTTACTCAGTCCTTTGCCGTTCCTACACACGCTCCCCGGCGTGACGGTGCTCATCCTAGGCGCCGGGCTTCTTAATCGTGACGGTGTGCTGATACTTGGAGGGTTGATGCTGGCGACGATAGCTCTGGGCATCGTGGCGCTCGGGACCAAGATATTATACGTTGTTCTCCGCGGCCTGCCATACTGGCGACAATACTGA